A single genomic interval of Aureliella helgolandensis harbors:
- a CDS encoding AtpZ/AtpI family protein, whose translation MNDHPQSDPPQDAEPSSPSSKFARQVEAKAKRKIRAMRHRDSGVWFGLGMMGLIGWSVVVPTLAGAAVGIWLDRHFPRGQSWTLMLLVAGLLIGCFNAWMWVSKEDKAMHEEKEDENE comes from the coding sequence ATGAATGATCACCCCCAATCCGATCCACCTCAAGACGCTGAGCCATCGAGTCCCTCGTCTAAGTTTGCGCGCCAAGTGGAAGCAAAAGCAAAACGAAAAATTAGGGCGATGCGGCATCGTGATTCGGGCGTCTGGTTCGGACTGGGCATGATGGGCCTTATTGGCTGGTCGGTCGTGGTGCCGACGCTTGCGGGAGCGGCTGTTGGTATTTGGCTTGACCGGCACTTTCCGCGTGGGCAATCATGGACGTTGATGTTGTTAGTGGCTGGCTTGCTGATAGGCTGTTTCAACGCCTGGATGTGGGTTTCCAAAGAAGACAAAGCGATGCACGAAGAGAAGGAAGACGAAAATGAATGA
- a CDS encoding F0F1 ATP synthase subunit epsilon, which translates to MPAPALMTLKILLPFQVLVEHTDVVRVVAETQFGAFGLLPHRLDCVASITPGILVYEREDLGESFVAVDEGAMVKTGLNVFVSVRNAIEGVDLGELREAVRREFLTLNEQEQNVHAALARMESDFVRRIAQLHHE; encoded by the coding sequence ATGCCAGCCCCAGCACTCATGACACTTAAGATATTGTTGCCCTTTCAAGTGCTCGTCGAACATACCGATGTGGTACGAGTGGTAGCGGAAACTCAATTTGGTGCCTTCGGGCTGTTGCCACACCGACTCGACTGCGTCGCTTCGATCACGCCCGGGATTCTCGTTTATGAGCGAGAAGACTTGGGGGAATCGTTTGTGGCCGTCGATGAGGGGGCGATGGTGAAGACCGGCTTGAACGTGTTCGTGTCGGTCCGCAATGCTATCGAGGGGGTGGACTTGGGAGAACTTCGCGAGGCCGTGCGGCGAGAATTCCTGACGTTGAACGAACAGGAGCAAAACGTGCACGCAGCTCTGGCCCGAATGGAGAGCGATTTTGTCCGTCGTATTGCGCAGTTGCACCATGAATGA
- the atpD gene encoding F0F1 ATP synthase subunit beta has translation MTPVNFPTRPVSTQNSQPGLHLGKVVAVRGSVVDVCFTERLPLIHTMLRAGADQQIAIEVLAQLDRHLVRGIALTPTQGLSRGMPVTDTGEPLLAPVGKPILSRMLDVFGNTIDRGPALENVQWRSVHQTPPPLVRRSTKSQVFETGIKAIDVLLPLERGGKAGLFGGAGVGKTVLLAELIHNMVGHEEGASIFCGIGERCREGEELYREMKSAGVLDNMVMIYGQMNEPPGSRFRVGHAALTMAEYFRDEEHRDVLLLIDNIFRFIQAGMEVSGLMGQMPSRLGYQPTMGTELSGLEERIANTDSGAITSIQAVYVPADDFTDPAAVHTFSHLSASIVLSRKRASEGLFPAIDPLQSNSKMATPGVVGDRHYQLAQEIRSTLAQYDELKDIIAMLGLEQLSADDRNVVARARRLERFLTQPFFTTEQFTGLKGKAVSLEDSLDGCRRILNDEFKDVPEKALYMIGKIDEVRLPGKTNATESEPPSDKESVHASPSTHDT, from the coding sequence ATGACGCCAGTGAATTTTCCGACCCGCCCCGTATCGACGCAAAACTCTCAACCGGGATTGCACTTGGGCAAGGTGGTCGCGGTGCGCGGCAGCGTTGTGGATGTTTGCTTTACGGAGCGGTTGCCCCTAATCCATACCATGCTGCGGGCTGGAGCCGACCAACAGATTGCCATTGAAGTGCTGGCCCAACTGGACCGCCATCTCGTACGGGGGATTGCACTCACACCCACTCAGGGACTGTCGCGTGGAATGCCCGTGACGGACACCGGTGAACCGCTACTGGCTCCCGTGGGCAAACCGATTTTGTCGCGCATGTTGGATGTGTTTGGCAACACGATCGATCGTGGTCCGGCTTTGGAGAACGTGCAGTGGCGAAGTGTGCATCAGACTCCACCGCCACTCGTTCGCCGCTCGACGAAATCTCAAGTGTTCGAAACAGGAATTAAAGCCATCGACGTGCTGCTGCCTCTCGAACGCGGCGGCAAGGCAGGTCTGTTCGGTGGCGCCGGGGTCGGCAAAACGGTGTTGTTGGCGGAGTTGATTCATAACATGGTGGGCCATGAAGAAGGGGCGAGCATCTTCTGTGGCATCGGCGAACGCTGTCGAGAAGGCGAAGAGCTTTACCGTGAAATGAAATCTGCCGGTGTGCTTGACAATATGGTGATGATTTATGGTCAGATGAACGAACCGCCGGGCAGCCGTTTTCGTGTTGGCCATGCAGCCCTAACCATGGCGGAATACTTTCGGGACGAAGAACACCGCGATGTGTTGCTCTTGATCGACAACATCTTTCGCTTCATCCAAGCTGGCATGGAAGTCTCCGGATTGATGGGGCAAATGCCTTCGCGTTTGGGCTATCAACCCACGATGGGAACCGAGCTTTCCGGTTTGGAAGAGCGAATTGCCAATACGGACTCGGGGGCAATTACGTCGATCCAAGCGGTTTACGTCCCGGCCGATGACTTCACGGATCCTGCCGCAGTGCACACTTTCTCACACTTGTCGGCTTCGATCGTTTTGTCACGCAAGCGAGCGAGCGAAGGCTTGTTTCCCGCGATCGACCCTCTGCAGTCGAATTCCAAGATGGCCACGCCTGGGGTTGTCGGAGACCGGCACTACCAATTGGCGCAAGAGATTCGCAGCACGCTCGCCCAATACGACGAATTGAAAGACATCATTGCAATGTTGGGGCTCGAGCAGCTCTCGGCCGATGATCGGAACGTGGTCGCACGCGCCCGTCGGTTGGAACGATTCTTAACTCAACCCTTCTTCACTACCGAACAGTTCACCGGTTTGAAAGGCAAGGCGGTCAGCTTGGAAGATTCACTCGACGGATGCCGGCGGATTCTGAACGATGAGTTTAAGGACGTGCCGGAAAAAGCTCTGTATATGATCGGCAAGATCGACGAAGTCCGGCTGCCTGGCAAAACGAACGCTACCGAATCGGAACCTCCTAGTGACAAGGAGTCGGTGCATGCCAGCCCCAGCACTCATGACACTTAA
- a CDS encoding type 1 glutamine amidotransferase domain-containing protein, whose translation MSQQRLKNKRIAFLATDGFEQVELTRPWEEIKAAGATVHLVSPKSGKIQGMNHDKAAEQFEVDKTIDQVSVEDYDGLVLPGGVANPDSLRTNADCVQFVRDFFKLAKPVAAICHGPWMLIEADVVHDRRVTSWPSLKTDLKNAGANWVDEACVCDQGLVTSRNPDDLPDFCTKAIEEFAEGTHVGQTV comes from the coding sequence ATGTCACAGCAACGACTGAAAAACAAACGTATTGCCTTTCTTGCAACCGACGGTTTTGAACAAGTCGAACTCACTCGGCCTTGGGAGGAAATCAAAGCGGCAGGTGCAACGGTGCATTTAGTTTCTCCCAAGTCGGGAAAAATTCAGGGAATGAATCATGATAAAGCGGCCGAACAATTCGAAGTGGACAAAACGATCGATCAAGTCAGTGTAGAAGATTACGACGGTCTGGTTCTACCTGGGGGAGTCGCCAATCCCGATTCGCTTAGAACCAACGCAGACTGCGTCCAGTTTGTCCGAGACTTTTTCAAGCTCGCAAAACCTGTGGCGGCTATCTGTCATGGCCCCTGGATGCTGATCGAAGCAGACGTGGTGCACGATCGCCGGGTTACCTCCTGGCCGAGCCTGAAAACGGATCTAAAAAACGCCGGTGCGAACTGGGTTGATGAAGCTTGTGTTTGCGATCAGGGGCTAGTCACCAGCCGCAACCCGGATGATCTGCCCGACTTTTGCACCAAGGCAATCGAGGAATTCGCCGAAGGGACGCACGTTGGGCAGACCGTCTAG
- a CDS encoding glycoside hydrolase family protein, whose protein sequence is MFSESAWSRKSIGDVDVIFHEGLYHLFHLVLPNHDFVAHAISENALNWRRVDNALFIGHPGSWDDLMLWTVHVSQDPHRVGSWRMFYTGLSRRDQGLKQRIGMAISDDLFTWRKTPVNWEDRRGATDPELVKEARQKLPRGISDSIQSVLNPSSCFPLEPDPEYYESSVDAERNWVSFRDPFYFRDGDEGWLLAAARVNSGPLVRRGCVAAMKEVKPHEFAAQPPLLAPQIYDDIEVPNLFRIDGEYYLIGSLREDAKIRYWHTNEIGRPWRNYYDNVLLPKGNYAGRVCQDENGVLLWNFFTDLVGDRTSNNIMPPPKRLRSCPDGQLRATTFEGLAKRVKQRIDCSRLSPLKTQSDQGGLHTTGDSMRLTSEAGFQAYVFQPQLDCFSLSALMDMQGVGKCGLVVRIDPESHDGYYISLDLMKGIAQMRAWGTGPLHSGEEMMQFQSLQAGYWYAERPRDIEIGLLAFGSYHELSVNGRVVLSLVDATFSRGLVGFYVETADLHVKNLSLESLEPPTQADDHLVQGTLPT, encoded by the coding sequence ATGTTTTCGGAATCCGCTTGGAGTCGCAAATCGATAGGTGACGTTGACGTTATCTTTCACGAGGGCTTGTACCATCTCTTTCACCTGGTTTTGCCCAACCACGACTTCGTGGCCCATGCCATCAGTGAGAATGCCTTGAACTGGCGGCGCGTCGACAACGCGCTGTTCATTGGCCATCCTGGCAGCTGGGATGATTTGATGCTGTGGACCGTACATGTGTCGCAGGATCCACACCGTGTAGGCAGTTGGCGAATGTTCTATACCGGGCTGTCGCGGCGTGATCAGGGCCTCAAGCAGCGGATTGGGATGGCCATCAGTGACGATCTTTTTACTTGGAGAAAAACGCCGGTCAATTGGGAAGACCGGCGAGGAGCGACCGACCCGGAATTGGTCAAAGAAGCCCGACAGAAGCTTCCCCGTGGGATATCCGACAGCATTCAATCTGTCCTGAACCCCTCAAGCTGTTTTCCGTTGGAACCCGATCCCGAATACTACGAGTCGTCGGTCGATGCCGAGCGGAATTGGGTCAGCTTTCGAGATCCCTTCTACTTTCGAGACGGTGATGAAGGTTGGCTGTTGGCTGCAGCCCGTGTGAACTCTGGGCCACTGGTTCGGCGAGGTTGTGTGGCGGCCATGAAAGAAGTAAAGCCCCACGAATTCGCCGCTCAGCCTCCGCTACTGGCGCCGCAGATTTATGACGATATTGAAGTCCCCAACCTGTTTCGCATCGATGGCGAGTACTATCTGATCGGTAGCTTGAGGGAAGATGCGAAGATTAGATACTGGCATACCAATGAGATTGGTCGGCCTTGGCGAAACTACTATGACAACGTCCTACTGCCAAAAGGCAACTATGCGGGACGTGTCTGCCAGGACGAAAATGGCGTACTACTCTGGAATTTCTTCACAGACCTGGTGGGGGATCGTACTTCGAACAACATCATGCCACCTCCCAAGCGGCTTCGGAGTTGCCCTGACGGGCAGTTGCGGGCGACGACCTTCGAGGGGCTTGCGAAGCGTGTCAAGCAGAGAATTGATTGTAGCCGCTTGAGTCCTCTTAAAACGCAATCTGACCAAGGGGGGCTCCATACAACAGGCGACTCAATGCGGTTGACCAGCGAAGCGGGGTTTCAGGCCTACGTGTTTCAACCGCAACTCGATTGCTTCAGTCTTTCGGCACTCATGGACATGCAGGGTGTTGGTAAATGTGGCTTGGTTGTCCGCATTGATCCGGAATCCCATGACGGCTACTACATCTCGTTGGACCTCATGAAAGGCATTGCCCAAATGCGTGCTTGGGGGACCGGCCCGCTGCATTCGGGGGAAGAGATGATGCAGTTCCAATCGCTTCAGGCTGGGTACTGGTACGCCGAGCGGCCGAGAGACATTGAAATCGGTCTGCTGGCATTCGGCAGTTATCATGAATTGAGCGTGAATGGCCGCGTGGTGTTGTCGCTCGTCGATGCAACCTTTTCCCGAGGCCTGGTGGGATTTTATGTCGAGACCGCCGACTTGCATGTCAAGAACTTATCACTCGAATCGCTTGAGCCACCAACGCAGGCGGACGATCATCTCGTCCAGGGCACGCTACCGACCTAG
- a CDS encoding lactoylglutathione lyase family protein, translating to MTYPRSFSHIGISVTDLEQAVDFYTKTLGWYVIMPPTDVVSDDSAIGVMCNDVFGEGWGKFRIAHLATGDRIGVELFEFENAQKPDNNFEYWKTGVFHFCVQDPDVEGLAKKIVANGGKQRMPVREYYPGEKPYRMVYCEDPFGNLIEIYSHSYELTYSAGAYQGNSQ from the coding sequence ATGACCTACCCAAGATCCTTTTCGCACATCGGCATTTCGGTAACCGACCTAGAGCAAGCCGTAGACTTCTACACAAAAACCTTAGGATGGTACGTCATCATGCCTCCCACCGACGTTGTGTCGGACGACTCGGCCATTGGAGTGATGTGCAATGATGTGTTCGGCGAAGGCTGGGGAAAATTTCGAATTGCGCATTTGGCAACGGGTGACCGAATTGGTGTCGAACTTTTTGAGTTCGAGAATGCGCAGAAGCCAGACAACAATTTCGAATACTGGAAAACAGGTGTGTTTCACTTCTGCGTTCAAGATCCTGACGTGGAAGGACTCGCCAAGAAGATCGTGGCCAACGGAGGCAAGCAACGAATGCCCGTACGAGAGTATTATCCCGGCGAAAAACCGTACCGAATGGTTTACTGCGAGGACCCTTTTGGAAATTTAATCGAGATCTATTCTCACAGCTATGAACTCACGTATTCCGCAGGCGCCTACCAAGGCAATTCCCAATGA